One Budorcas taxicolor isolate Tak-1 chromosome 13, Takin1.1, whole genome shotgun sequence DNA window includes the following coding sequences:
- the SLC17A9 gene encoding solute carrier family 17 member 9: MQPSPDETRRDAAEDTQWSRPECQVWTGTLLLGTCLLYCARVSMPVCAASMSQDFGWNKKEASVVLSSFFWGYCLTQVVGGHLGDRIGGEKVILLSASAWGFITVATPLLAHLGSAHLAFMTFSRILTGLLQGVYFPALTSLLSQKVRESERAFTYSTVGAGSQFGTLVTGAVGSLLLDWYGWPSVFYFSGGLTLLWVGYVYRCLLSERDLILALGILAQGLPVSRHTKVPWKQLFRKPSVWAAIVSQLSAACSFFILLSWLPTFFKETFPSSKGWVFNVVPWLVAIPASLLSGLLSDHLINQGYRTITVRKFMQVMGLGLSSVFALCLGHTSSFCNSVVFASASIGLQTFNHSGISVNIQDLAPSCAGFLFGVANTAGALAGVVGVCLGGYLIETTGSWTSVFNLVAAISSLGLCTFLVFGKAQRVDLSPAHEDL; this comes from the exons ATGCAGCCGTCCCCGGACGAGACCCGCAGGGACGCGGCGGAGGACACCCAGTGGTCCAG gccTGAGTGCCAGGTATGGACAGGGACACTGCTGCTGGGCACATGCCTGCTCTACTGCGCCCGCGTCAGCATGCCTGTCTGCGCCGCCTCCATGAGCCAGGACTTCGGCTGGAACAAGAAAGAGGCCAGCGTCGTGCTCAGCAGCTTCTTCTGGGGCTATTGCCTGACTCAGGTGGTGGGCGGCCACCTGGGGGACCG GATCGGCGGCGAGAAGGTCATACTACTCTCGGCTTCTGCCTGGGGCTTCATCACCGTGGCCACTCCCCTGCTCGCACACCTTGGCAGCGCCCACCTGGCCTTCATGACCTTCTCTCGCATCCTCACCGGCTTGCTCCAAG GGGTTTACTTCCCTGCGCTGACCAGCCTGCTGTCCCAGAAGGTGCGGGAGAGTGAGCGAGCCTTCACCTACAGCACCGTGGGGGCCGGCTCCCAGTTCGG GACGCTGGTGACCGGGGCTGTGGGCTCCCTGCTCCTGGACTGGTATGGCTGGCCAAGCGTCTTCTACTTTTCGGGCGGGCTCACCCTGCTGTGGGTGGGTTACGTGTACAGGTGTCTCCTAAGTGAGAGAG ATCTCATCCTGGCCCTGGGCATCCTGGCACAAGGCCTGCCCGTGTCCAGACACACCAAGGTGCCCTGGAAACAGCTCTTCCGAAAGCCTTCTGTCTG GGCAGCCATCGTCTCCCAGCTCTCAGCGGCCTGCTCCTTCTTCATCCTCCTCTCCTGGCTGCCGACCTTCTTTAAGGAGACCTTCCCCAGCTCCAAG GGCTGGGTCTTCAACGTGGTGCCCTGGCTGGTGGCCATTCCCGCCAGTCTGCTCAGCGGGCTTCTCTCCGACCATCTCATCAATCAGG GTTACAGGACCATCACCGTTCGGAAGTTCATGCAG GTGATGGGCCTTGGCCTGTCCAGTGTTTTTGCCCTGTGTCTGGGCCACACGTCGAGCTTTTGTAACTCCGTGGTGTTTGCGTCAGCCTCCATTGGCCTCCAGACCTTCAACCACAG CGGCATTTCTGTTAATATCCAGGATCTGGCCCCTTCCTGTGCCGGCTTTCTGTTTG GAGTGGCCAACACAGCCGGGGCCTTGGCAG GTGTAGTGGGCGTGTGCCTGGGCGGCTACCTCATCGAGACCACGGGCTCCTGGACATCTGTGTTCAACCTAGTGGCCGCCATCAGCAGCTTGGGGCTGTGCACCTTCCTTGTGTTTGGGAAGGCCCAGCGGGTGGACCTGAGCCCCGCCCATGAGGACCTCTAG
- the GID8 gene encoding glucose-induced degradation protein 8 homolog: MSYTEKPDEITKDEWMEKLNNLHVQRADMNRLIMNYLVTEGFKEAAEKFRMESGIEPSVDLETLDERIKIREMILKGQIQEAIALINSLHPELLDTNRYLYFHLQQQHLIELIRQRETEAALEFAQTQLAEQGEESRECLTEMERTLALLAFDNPEDSPFGDLLNMMQRQKVWSEVNQAVLDYENRESTPKLAKLLKLLLWAQNELDQKKVKYPKMTDLSKGVIEEPK, encoded by the exons ATGAGTTACACAGAAAAACCCGATGAAATCACAAAGGATGAGTGGATGGAAAAGCTCAATAACTTACATGTCCAACGAGCAGACATGAACCGTCTCATCATGAACTACTTGGTCACAG aggGCTTTAAGGAGGCAGCGGAGAAGTTTCGAATGGaatctgggattgaacccagtgtTGATCTAGAAACACTTGACGAGCGAATCAAAATCCGCGAGATGATACTGAAAGGCCAGATTCAGGAGGCCATTGCGCTCATCAACAGCCTCCACCCAGAGCTGCTGGACACAAACCGCTATCTCTACTTCCATCTGCAA CAACAACACCTGATCGAGCTGATCCGCCAGCGGGAGACAGAGGCAGCGCTGGAGTTTGCACAGACCCAGCTGGCTGAGCAGGGTGAGGAAAGCCGCGAGTGTCTGACCGAGATGGAGCGCACACTGGCCCTGCTGGCCTTTGACAACCCTGAGGACTCACCCTTCGGAGACCTGCTCAACATGATGCAGAGGCAGAAG GTGTGGAGTGAAGTAAACCAAGCTGTCCTAGATTACGAGAATCGTGAGTCAACACCCAAGCTGGCAAAGTTGCTGAAATTACTCCTTTGGGCTCAGAATGAGCTGGACCAGAAGAAAGTAAAATACCCTAAAATGACAGACCTCAGCAAAGGCGTGATTGAGGAGCCCAAGTAG